The proteins below come from a single Candidatus Glassbacteria bacterium genomic window:
- a CDS encoding methyltransferase domain-containing protein produces the protein MSTRKTGRDSRVNKKIMALHFSRSASTYEKHATLQREIAWQLVDWAAPRLDFPGGGPRAALDIGCGTGFLTGFLLDRLHPGSLVGIDLAGGMLDRARGVCVNGTVRLVRADGERLPFAPASFDLVASSTAFQWFAAPADSLARIGRVLEPGGRLVFATMGHGTLRELKESYREAAGRMGIKLAVGRYGPPLMGEPELNNALQAAGYSGIECECRTKLEYFPGCREFIRSLKARGANNPNFRPMSIGAERRLLSLLAETYERRFTSDGLVYATYEVIFCSCRRENG, from the coding sequence AGAAGATCATGGCGCTGCATTTTTCGCGCAGCGCATCAACATACGAAAAACATGCCACACTCCAGCGTGAAATCGCCTGGCAGCTGGTCGACTGGGCCGCGCCCCGGCTGGATTTCCCCGGCGGCGGACCACGCGCGGCGCTGGATATCGGTTGCGGGACCGGGTTCCTGACCGGGTTCCTGCTCGACAGGCTGCATCCCGGGTCGCTCGTTGGAATCGACCTGGCCGGCGGGATGCTTGACCGGGCGCGTGGTGTTTGTGTCAACGGCACGGTGAGGCTGGTCCGGGCCGATGGCGAGCGCCTGCCGTTCGCCCCGGCCAGCTTCGACCTGGTGGCCAGCAGCACGGCTTTCCAGTGGTTCGCCGCCCCCGCCGACTCGCTGGCCCGGATCGGGCGGGTGCTCGAGCCTGGCGGACGGCTGGTGTTCGCCACCATGGGCCACGGCACTCTTCGCGAACTCAAAGAGAGCTACCGCGAGGCGGCCGGGAGGATGGGAATCAAACTGGCCGTCGGGCGCTACGGTCCTCCGCTGATGGGCGAACCGGAACTGAACAACGCTCTTCAGGCCGCCGGGTACAGCGGGATCGAATGCGAATGCCGGACCAAGCTGGAGTATTTCCCCGGCTGCCGGGAGTTTATCCGCTCGCTGAAAGCGCGGGGAGCGAACAACCCCAATTTCCGGCCGATGAGTATCGGGGCCGAACGGCGGCTGCTGAGTCTGCTGGCCGAGACCTACGAACGGCGGTTCACCTCTGATGGACTCGTTTACGCAACCTATGAGGTAATATTCTGCTCCTGCCGACGGGAGAACGGTTGA
- the bioD gene encoding dethiobiotin synthase has protein sequence MLLLPTGERLKGYFVTGSDTGLGKTAVAAALCLLLRRRGTDAVPVKPVQTGVAPGEPGDLEHCLEVIGLRPDADDLALMNPCRFRLPASPHLAAEQENTVVDISLLEKCCRELAARHDMLIVEGAGGLLAPLTREVTTLDFAARLGLPLIIVARAGLGTINHSLLTVRAAREAGMDVACVVLNRSQSEPPGEDEKKIEADNVRIIAKLGGVEVLGPLPHVPGAGEDVAATRKLAAQLANIFPADSITL, from the coding sequence ATTCTGCTCCTGCCGACGGGAGAACGGTTGAAAGGCTATTTTGTCACCGGCAGCGACACCGGCCTGGGCAAAACAGCGGTGGCCGCGGCGCTCTGCCTCTTGCTGCGCAGACGGGGGACTGACGCCGTGCCGGTCAAGCCTGTCCAGACAGGCGTGGCTCCCGGTGAGCCGGGCGACCTCGAACACTGCCTGGAGGTAATCGGGCTGAGGCCGGACGCCGACGATCTTGCGCTGATGAATCCCTGCCGTTTCCGCCTGCCGGCATCACCGCACCTGGCCGCCGAACAAGAGAATACCGTTGTCGATATCTCCCTCCTGGAAAAATGCTGCCGGGAACTTGCCGCGCGGCACGATATGCTGATTGTCGAGGGAGCGGGCGGCCTGCTGGCGCCGCTGACCCGGGAGGTGACCACCCTGGATTTCGCCGCGCGCCTGGGCTTGCCGCTGATCATCGTTGCCCGCGCGGGACTGGGGACGATCAACCACAGCCTGCTCACTGTGCGCGCCGCGCGCGAGGCCGGGATGGATGTGGCGTGCGTGGTGCTGAACCGATCTCAATCTGAACCGCCGGGAGAGGACGAGAAAAAAATCGAGGCGGACAACGTGCGGATTATCGCGAAGCTGGGCGGAGTTGAAGTGCTCGGGCCGCTGCCGCACGTGCCGGGAGCGGGAGAGGACGTGGCGGCGACACGCAAACTGGCGGCTCAACTGGCGAATATTTTTCCCGCTGATTCCATTACCCTCTGA
- a CDS encoding 8-amino-7-oxononanoate synthase, which yields MYQLRARPAGGCLRAGTGRWTVSGPGAVLPRGCRRAGTVLLQCAEKTGNPLNCENGPREEYVADNRWNFAVDRLDELEAAGLLRKLKSRSHRASAPGRITIDNRELIDLASNDYLGIRNDPRLTCALADAARRWGAGSGASRLISGSSELHEQAESDLASFHGTSCTLTFSSGYAAGVGVLPSLASRGDFLYLDRLCHACLYDGARLSGASLRRFQHNDCDHLAGLLAKDRDKPGRRVVITDTVFSMDGDRAPLRELSDICREHGALLVADEAHAVGVLGPEGRGLAAAEGLDPEEDFLLLGTLGKAFGVAGAYVACGSKMREYLLNTCRSFIFSTAPPPPLMAAVSAAVEIVRAAEPERQRLRVYSSRLRVLLNSAGVDTLGSTTQIVPAVVGEASSAVEVAAELSHDKIFAPAVRPPTVPTGSSRIRFSLSAALGEQDFQRVMESAGKIFAS from the coding sequence ATGTATCAGTTGCGAGCGCGGCCGGCTGGTGGATGTCTACGAGCGGGAACTGGACGGTGGACGGTTTCTGGGCCGGGAGCTGTACTGCCTCGAGGGTGTCGCCGAGCCGGAACGGTGCTGCTACAGTGCGCTGAAAAAACTGGGAATCCGCTGAATTGCGAAAATGGTCCGCGGGAGGAGTACGTGGCTGACAACCGGTGGAACTTTGCCGTCGACAGGCTGGATGAACTGGAAGCCGCGGGGCTGCTCCGTAAGCTGAAAAGCCGCTCGCACAGGGCATCGGCGCCGGGGCGGATCACGATCGACAACCGCGAGCTGATCGACTTGGCCTCCAACGATTACCTCGGTATCCGCAACGATCCCCGGCTGACGTGCGCGCTTGCCGACGCCGCCCGTCGCTGGGGAGCCGGCTCGGGAGCGAGCCGGTTGATTTCCGGCAGCAGCGAACTCCACGAGCAGGCCGAAAGCGACCTGGCCTCGTTCCACGGCACGTCTTGCACGCTCACATTCAGCTCAGGCTACGCCGCCGGGGTGGGTGTCCTGCCGTCACTGGCCTCCCGCGGCGATTTCCTCTACCTCGACCGTCTGTGCCACGCCTGCCTCTACGACGGCGCCCGGCTTTCCGGCGCAAGCCTGCGACGGTTTCAGCACAACGACTGTGACCACCTGGCCGGGTTACTGGCAAAGGACAGGGATAAACCGGGCCGCAGGGTGGTGATCACCGATACCGTGTTCAGCATGGACGGCGACCGTGCGCCGTTGCGCGAGCTGTCGGATATCTGCCGGGAGCATGGCGCGCTGCTGGTAGCCGACGAAGCCCACGCGGTGGGAGTGCTGGGGCCGGAGGGACGGGGTCTGGCTGCGGCGGAGGGGCTGGACCCGGAAGAGGATTTCCTGCTGCTGGGCACGCTGGGCAAGGCGTTCGGGGTGGCGGGGGCCTATGTGGCCTGCGGCTCTAAAATGCGGGAGTACCTGCTGAACACGTGCCGCTCGTTTATTTTCAGCACGGCTCCGCCTCCGCCGCTGATGGCGGCTGTTAGCGCGGCGGTGGAGATTGTCCGCGCAGCCGAGCCGGAGCGCCAGCGGCTGCGGGTGTACTCATCACGGCTGCGGGTGCTGCTGAACTCGGCCGGCGTGGACACACTGGGCAGCACCACCCAGATCGTGCCGGCGGTGGTGGGGGAGGCCTCCTCGGCGGTGGAAGTCGCCGCAGAACTCAGCCACGATAAAATTTTCGCCCCGGCGGTGCGGCCGCCCACTGTGCCGACTGGCAGCAGCCGGATCAGGTTTTCCCTGAGCGCGGCGCTGGGCGAGCAAGATTTTCAGAGGGTAATGGAATCAGCGGGAAAAATATTCGCCAGTTGA